Proteins from a single region of Geothrix sp. PMB-07:
- a CDS encoding ABC transporter ATP-binding protein, with protein sequence MIELAQVVKTYQAGLATPFTAVDGVSLRIPDGQLTVLKGPSGSGKTTLLTLIGCMARPTSGRIHLHGLPPNTLPQLREGDALEITSLPERFLTAIRRRTFGFIFQQFNLVRGISVLENVLLPTYPTGEDRRSAEARAVAQLEALGLTRHLRMPVDRLSGGEAQRVAIARALINEPAVLIADEPTAHLDSKLSEDFMALMGQFRATGRTLLITSHDPIVYDSPLADAVVEMRDGRVVSAP encoded by the coding sequence ATGATCGAACTCGCCCAGGTCGTGAAAACCTACCAGGCCGGATTGGCCACCCCCTTTACAGCGGTGGATGGTGTGAGCCTCCGCATTCCCGATGGCCAGCTCACGGTGCTGAAGGGCCCCAGCGGCTCCGGCAAAACCACCTTGCTCACCCTCATCGGGTGCATGGCCAGGCCTACTTCGGGCCGCATTCACCTGCATGGCCTGCCTCCAAACACCCTGCCGCAACTGCGCGAAGGCGATGCCCTGGAGATCACCAGCCTGCCCGAACGTTTCCTCACGGCCATCCGGCGGCGCACATTCGGCTTCATCTTCCAGCAGTTCAACCTGGTGCGCGGCATCAGCGTGCTGGAAAACGTCCTGCTTCCCACCTACCCCACGGGCGAAGACCGCCGCTCCGCCGAGGCCCGTGCCGTCGCGCAGCTGGAGGCCCTGGGCCTGACACGGCACCTGCGGATGCCCGTGGACCGCCTCTCCGGTGGCGAGGCTCAGCGCGTCGCCATCGCCCGAGCCCTCATCAACGAGCCAGCCGTGCTCATCGCCGACGAGCCCACCGCCCACCTGGATTCCAAACTCTCCGAGGATTTCATGGCCCTCATGGGCCAGTTCAGGGCCACCGGAAGAACCCTGCTCATCACCAGCCACGACCCCATCGTGTATGACTCCCCCCTGGCCGATGCCGTGGTGGAGATGCGGGATGGCCGGGTGGTCTCCGCGCCGTGA
- a CDS encoding FtsX-like permease family protein has translation MRRARNILDFALSSLLRRKGRNLALLGVYTLVIFVIASLIFFVQALKREARELLVQAPDMVVQRMVAGRHDPLPLSQAEAIRAIRGVEDVQARVWGYYYDPVFGGNLTLMGSSEPDLAPDSVWIGQGVARSMRVNEGDMITLRGYGGLPTLFTVQKVLPASSELVSSDLILMSPADVRALFRFPEGLATDLAVRAGNPRELPTIAAKIVEQFPDARPILKSEILRTYEAIFEWRGGLMVVVLASAILSFVIFAWDRATGLSAEERKEIGILKSIGWESGDVLLLKFMEGAVVSLTAFLGGVVLAYVHVFFFSATLFEHALKGWSVLFPTYRLAPAVDAYQLTVLFFLTVLPYTAATLVPSWRAATVDPDAAMRS, from the coding sequence ATGCGCCGCGCCCGCAACATCCTTGATTTCGCCCTCTCCTCGCTGCTGAGGCGCAAGGGGCGCAACCTGGCCCTGCTCGGCGTCTATACGCTGGTCATCTTCGTCATCGCCTCCCTCATCTTCTTCGTGCAGGCCCTGAAGCGAGAGGCCCGCGAACTCCTGGTCCAGGCGCCGGACATGGTGGTGCAGCGCATGGTGGCGGGACGTCATGATCCGCTTCCCCTCTCGCAAGCCGAGGCCATCCGCGCCATCCGTGGCGTGGAAGATGTCCAGGCCCGGGTCTGGGGCTACTACTACGATCCGGTCTTTGGGGGAAACCTCACCCTCATGGGCAGTTCGGAGCCAGACCTGGCTCCCGACTCGGTGTGGATCGGCCAGGGCGTGGCACGCAGCATGCGGGTGAACGAGGGGGACATGATTACCCTTCGGGGCTACGGTGGGCTGCCCACCCTGTTCACCGTCCAGAAGGTGCTGCCGGCCTCCTCGGAATTGGTGTCCTCCGATCTCATCCTCATGTCCCCGGCCGATGTCCGCGCCCTCTTCCGCTTCCCGGAGGGCCTCGCCACGGACCTGGCCGTCCGCGCAGGCAATCCCCGCGAGCTGCCCACCATCGCCGCCAAGATCGTGGAGCAGTTCCCCGATGCGCGGCCCATCCTGAAATCCGAGATCCTCCGCACCTACGAGGCCATCTTCGAGTGGCGGGGCGGCCTCATGGTGGTGGTGCTGGCCTCGGCCATCCTCTCCTTTGTGATATTCGCCTGGGATCGCGCCACGGGCCTTTCTGCCGAAGAGCGCAAGGAGATCGGCATCCTGAAATCCATCGGCTGGGAAAGCGGCGACGTGCTGCTGCTCAAGTTCATGGAAGGCGCGGTGGTGTCGCTCACGGCCTTTCTGGGCGGCGTGGTGCTGGCCTATGTCCACGTCTTCTTCTTTTCAGCCACCCTGTTCGAGCATGCCCTCAAGGGCTGGTCTGTGCTCTTCCCCACCTACCGCCTGGCGCCCGCCGTGGACGCCTACCAGCTCACGGTTCTGTTCTTTCTGACGGTGCTTCCCTACACGGCGGCCACCCTGGTGCCCAGCTGGCGTGCGGCCACGGTGGATCCCGATGCGGCGATGAGGTCCTGA
- a CDS encoding nitrous oxide reductase accessory protein NosL — MLRRLCTLGLAFALAAPGWADSKPLPPKGNCAVCGMYVANFPDWAAAVVFKDGAQAWFDGPKDLFHYLLDLKRYAKKRSGADIDAILVKDYYALKHIDARKAFFVLRSDILGPMGQELVPFATEAEAKAFLKDHKGQRILSFPDVTQAALKSLE; from the coding sequence GTGCTGAGGAGGCTCTGCACCCTCGGCCTCGCCTTCGCCCTGGCCGCCCCCGGCTGGGCCGACAGCAAGCCGCTGCCACCCAAGGGCAACTGCGCGGTCTGCGGCATGTATGTGGCCAATTTCCCCGATTGGGCCGCGGCCGTGGTCTTCAAGGATGGCGCCCAGGCCTGGTTCGACGGGCCCAAGGATCTCTTCCACTACCTGCTGGACCTGAAGCGCTACGCCAAGAAACGCAGTGGCGCCGACATCGATGCCATCCTCGTGAAGGACTACTACGCCCTCAAGCACATCGACGCGCGGAAGGCCTTCTTCGTGCTCCGAAGCGACATCCTGGGCCCCATGGGCCAGGAGCTCGTGCCCTTCGCCACCGAAGCCGAAGCCAAGGCCTTCCTCAAGGACCACAAGGGCCAGAGGATCCTCAGCTTCCCGGATGTCACGCAGGCCGCATTGAAAAGCCTGGAGTGA
- a CDS encoding SCO family protein translates to MHRATLNLAALVLSVWAVMPSTLSAQAPAPLVRTLEAYTVPDLLLVNQDGAKVKLKPLLESGEPVILDFIFGTCTTICPVLSAGYANLQAKLPPNSPKIHLISISIDPENDTPKVMRDYLKRYRAKPGWDFLTGRREDIDKAMIAFNAYIPNKMAHYPLTLIRDPKTGKWVRLFGMMSSSEFMAECRKVGIL, encoded by the coding sequence ATGCACCGAGCCACATTGAACCTTGCCGCCCTGGTCCTCAGTGTGTGGGCCGTCATGCCCAGCACCCTCTCCGCCCAGGCGCCCGCGCCCCTCGTGCGAACCCTGGAAGCCTACACGGTGCCGGATCTGCTCCTGGTGAACCAGGATGGGGCGAAGGTGAAGCTGAAGCCCCTCCTGGAATCCGGCGAACCCGTCATCCTCGATTTCATCTTCGGCACCTGCACCACCATCTGCCCGGTCCTTTCCGCGGGCTACGCCAACCTGCAGGCGAAACTCCCCCCGAACAGCCCCAAGATCCACTTGATCTCCATCTCCATTGATCCGGAGAACGACACGCCCAAGGTGATGCGCGACTACCTGAAGCGCTACCGGGCCAAGCCAGGCTGGGATTTCCTCACGGGGCGGCGCGAGGACATCGACAAGGCCATGATCGCCTTCAATGCGTACATCCCGAACAAGATGGCCCACTATCCCCTCACCCTGATCCGCGACCCCAAAACCGGGAAGTGGGTGCGCCTCTTCGGCATGATGAGCTCCTCCGAGTTCATGGCGGAGTGCCGGAAGGTGGGGATCCTGTGA
- a CDS encoding ABC transporter substrate-binding protein has translation MVAGLPAEQARLLGERMYRQGLLPSGEPMQAVVSNDIAIAGTAFTCVSCHMRSGLGSFEGGIVTLPTNGAKLAQPRYWKFPNLSLAERKDLRLQTPEARPAYTDEALAHALRTGIDPTGRELHAIMPRYQLEDRDMAILIHYLRSLSAEFSPGIDATTIRFATVVTEEVSPEDQEAMLRPMTNYVARHNQYPKGFGNRMYLGVGGNEMSGGYRKLALSVWRLTGKSGTWRQQLERHLAEEPVFALIGGISYGDWKPIHDFCEAQKLPCLLPITDFPVISETDSYTQYFSKGYYQEGQAAARYLRGMEPAPTSAKILQVIQEGPEGRDLSAGFRETWRELGQEEVKEIRLGKGESLGSEALQAILQRERPAILLVWTGADSFLALRDLANQPTHPEAVFMSSRFLRTRLKDLPEAARSFTWLTYPYRDPKDEPDVSKYADSLLAGMTQRNPEPRIYTRVYSMIQILRQGLMDMDRNFYRDNFMDRIGMQADQTLPDFLRLSFGPGQRYASKGCYIMQLGPGPQPQLLRKSDWVLH, from the coding sequence ATGGTGGCCGGACTGCCCGCGGAGCAGGCACGGCTCCTGGGCGAGCGCATGTACCGCCAGGGGCTCCTGCCCTCGGGCGAGCCCATGCAGGCCGTGGTCAGCAATGACATCGCCATTGCGGGCACCGCCTTTACCTGCGTGAGCTGCCACATGCGCAGCGGGCTGGGCTCCTTCGAGGGCGGCATTGTCACCCTGCCCACCAACGGGGCGAAGCTGGCGCAGCCCCGCTACTGGAAATTCCCCAACCTCTCGCTCGCAGAGCGGAAGGATCTGCGATTGCAGACTCCCGAAGCCCGGCCCGCCTACACCGATGAGGCCCTGGCCCATGCCCTGCGCACGGGCATCGATCCCACGGGCCGCGAACTGCACGCCATCATGCCGCGTTACCAGCTTGAAGATCGGGACATGGCCATCCTGATCCACTACCTGCGTTCGCTGTCGGCCGAGTTCTCGCCAGGGATCGATGCCACCACGATCCGCTTCGCCACTGTGGTCACCGAGGAGGTGAGCCCAGAGGATCAGGAGGCCATGCTCCGGCCCATGACCAACTACGTGGCCCGCCACAATCAGTATCCCAAGGGCTTTGGCAACCGGATGTATTTGGGGGTAGGTGGCAACGAGATGAGCGGCGGCTACCGCAAACTGGCCCTGTCCGTTTGGCGGTTGACGGGAAAGTCCGGGACCTGGCGGCAGCAGCTGGAGCGCCATCTGGCGGAGGAACCAGTCTTCGCGCTGATCGGAGGCATCTCGTACGGAGACTGGAAGCCCATCCACGATTTCTGCGAGGCCCAGAAGCTCCCCTGCCTCCTGCCCATCACGGATTTCCCCGTCATTTCCGAAACGGACAGCTACACCCAGTACTTCTCCAAGGGCTACTACCAGGAGGGGCAGGCGGCGGCCCGCTACCTGCGGGGGATGGAGCCCGCCCCGACTTCGGCGAAGATCCTCCAGGTCATCCAGGAGGGCCCCGAGGGCCGGGATCTCTCTGCAGGCTTTCGCGAAACCTGGCGGGAGTTGGGCCAGGAGGAGGTGAAGGAGATCCGCCTGGGGAAGGGCGAGTCCCTCGGCTCCGAGGCGCTGCAGGCGATCCTCCAGCGGGAACGCCCCGCCATCCTGCTGGTGTGGACGGGGGCCGACAGCTTCTTGGCCCTGCGCGACCTGGCCAACCAGCCCACGCATCCGGAAGCCGTCTTCATGTCGAGCCGCTTTCTGCGCACCCGCCTGAAGGACCTTCCCGAAGCGGCGCGTTCCTTCACCTGGCTCACCTACCCCTACCGGGATCCCAAGGATGAGCCGGATGTCTCGAAGTACGCGGACTCTCTGCTGGCAGGCATGACCCAGCGCAACCCGGAGCCCCGGATCTACACGCGGGTCTACTCGATGATTCAGATCCTGCGTCAGGGCCTCATGGACATGGACCGGAACTTCTACCGGGACAATTTCATGGATCGGATTGGCATGCAGGCCGATCAGACTCTGCCGGATTTCCTCCGCCTGAGTTTCGGTCCAGGCCAGCGCTACGCTTCCAAAGGCTGTTACATCATGCAGCTGGGGCCGGGCCCCCAGCCCCAATTGCTGCGCAAAAGCGATTGGGTGCTGCACTGA
- a CDS encoding kelch repeat-containing protein: protein MRVIGSWITWLFLGLALLHVGCKDPAQAPTGLSYSAYPAVYLVNVAITENKPTTGGGAPTGYSVSPALPAGLNLDASTGVISGTPTTAAAQATYTVTATNGGGSATVALSITVGSGTLSITTQPASQTVLEGQTATFSVVAAGTGTLTYQWERDGVAITGATSASYTTPATVLADSGAAFRVSVTDATNTVVKSDPATLTVTGAAGSGTTVSTGSMATPRAYHTATLLKNGQVLVVGGSDGSLALASAELYDPATGAFTATGSLVTARQQHSATLLADGKVLIAGGVNLGATLASAEVYDPAAGTFTATGNLAAARSDHSATLLASGKVLMVSGRDLGTYVATAEVYDPAAGTFSATTSAPLATRATHTATLLGNGKVLVAGGFRASALSTSELYDPATGAFTAAASMSAARSYHSATLLPNGQVLMAGGSASVQAELYNPATGTFTASGSLAAARSFWHTATLLATGKVLVFGGRGTGTPAPILASGELFDPATGLFSATGSLGTARELHTSIALPNGKVLVVGGVGFGYLASAELYY, encoded by the coding sequence ATGCGCGTGATCGGCAGCTGGATAACTTGGCTGTTCCTGGGCTTGGCGCTGCTCCATGTGGGGTGTAAGGACCCGGCGCAGGCGCCCACGGGACTGAGCTACAGCGCGTACCCGGCTGTCTATCTGGTGAACGTGGCCATTACCGAAAACAAACCCACGACGGGGGGCGGGGCACCCACGGGCTATTCGGTGAGCCCAGCCTTGCCCGCGGGATTGAACCTCGATGCCAGCACAGGGGTGATTTCCGGAACCCCGACCACCGCCGCAGCCCAGGCCACCTACACCGTGACGGCCACCAACGGCGGTGGCAGTGCCACGGTGGCCCTCAGCATCACCGTGGGCAGCGGCACCCTCAGCATCACCACGCAACCCGCCAGCCAGACCGTGCTGGAAGGGCAGACAGCCACTTTCAGCGTGGTGGCCGCTGGAACCGGCACCCTCACGTATCAGTGGGAAAGGGATGGTGTGGCCATCACCGGAGCCACCTCGGCCTCCTACACCACGCCTGCCACGGTTCTTGCCGACAGCGGCGCCGCGTTCCGTGTGAGCGTGACGGATGCAACGAACACCGTCGTGAAAAGCGACCCCGCCACCTTGACCGTGACGGGGGCCGCGGGCTCGGGCACCACCGTCAGCACGGGCAGCATGGCCACGCCGCGGGCCTATCACACTGCCACCCTTCTCAAGAATGGCCAGGTGCTGGTCGTGGGCGGCAGCGATGGCAGCCTCGCACTGGCCAGCGCAGAGCTCTACGACCCCGCCACGGGCGCCTTCACGGCCACGGGCAGCCTCGTCACCGCGCGGCAGCAGCACAGCGCCACCTTGCTGGCCGATGGAAAGGTGCTCATCGCCGGTGGGGTGAACCTGGGCGCCACCCTGGCCTCAGCGGAAGTGTACGATCCCGCCGCGGGCACCTTCACGGCCACCGGGAATCTGGCCGCTGCCCGTTCCGATCACAGCGCCACCTTGCTGGCGAGCGGCAAGGTGCTGATGGTCTCTGGGCGCGACCTTGGCACCTATGTGGCCACCGCGGAGGTGTACGATCCGGCGGCGGGCACCTTCAGTGCCACCACCTCTGCCCCTCTGGCCACGCGGGCCACCCACACGGCCACCCTCCTGGGCAACGGCAAGGTTCTTGTCGCGGGTGGATTCCGAGCGAGCGCCCTGTCGACGTCAGAGCTCTACGACCCCGCCACAGGAGCCTTCACTGCGGCGGCAAGCATGTCCGCGGCCCGCTCGTACCACTCGGCAACCCTGTTGCCCAACGGTCAGGTTCTGATGGCCGGTGGCTCGGCCAGTGTGCAGGCGGAACTCTACAATCCGGCCACCGGCACGTTCACGGCCTCGGGGAGCTTGGCCGCGGCCCGGAGCTTCTGGCACACGGCGACCCTGCTCGCCACGGGGAAGGTTTTGGTGTTCGGTGGCCGAGGTACCGGCACACCGGCCCCCATCCTGGCCTCCGGAGAGCTGTTCGACCCCGCCACTGGGCTCTTCTCGGCCACAGGCAGCCTGGGCACGGCGCGGGAGCTGCACACCTCCATCGCGCTTCCCAATGGCAAGGTGCTGGTGGTGGGCGGGGTCGGGTTCGGCTACTTGGCGAGCGCCGAGCTCTACTACTGA
- a CDS encoding multicopper oxidase domain-containing protein produces the protein MMKRLNRLLALGAALFAGLTMQAQMPDGANRTAPPEAGGDKNAIVERATRRRTLAQAREAAAARTKVALQNKGGQVDVKTLGVNPMAKAMVSQATKVAAKVAAAKGESASALIVPGPGFQLAQPDYMFGTASNWHNTKPIRKFVDTLAGLGPENANNLGNYIPVATPKANPFDTTSDYYEIGVVEYKQQLHSELAPTKLRGYQDLNAATPVNAKNGQNTNYLGPVIIAKRDRAVRVKMVNMLPTGAAGDLFLPVDTTMMGAGVGPNGGLFTQNRAELHLHGGLSPWISDGTPHQWVTPAHDTLADGVTPIPYPKGAVFQNVPDMATGANSRDGVGTYYWTNQQSGRFMFYHDHSFGLTRLNVYAGEAAGYLIVDPVEERLINAGLLPNNLGFSNGPNYYNYGIPLVIQDKTFVDTTTLGTVGVAGGTDPTWDVNKYGGDGSLWYPHVYMTNQNPADISGANAMGRWDYGAWFWPPLPLAVNNNGVGLQHGAEPVPNDPNGTEIPGTPNPSLVPEAFMDTPVVNGVAYPSVTVEPKAYRFRILNASNDRFWNLSIFQADAPGGTEVPMVPSAPNTAWPATWPTDGRDGGVPDPAAAGPSFIQIGNESGFLPSPVVIAPQPIGYNYNRRDIVVLNVQDKALFLGPAERADVIVDFSAYAGKTLILYNDGPAPVPAFDSRLDYYTGDPDQTDSGGAATTQPGYGPNIRTIMQINVAASAPAPAFDLAALSAAFVGTDAAPSVFAESQHPPIVPQLSYNSAMNKVLTPAEQKLFTNNVYVRIQDTKIRMPFPATENGVLTQPSLAPKAIQELFELDYGRMNATLGVELPLTNFTNQTTIPLGYSDPATENLTDGTTQYWKITHNGVDTHPVHFHLFDVQVINRVGWDGAVRLPDANEIGWKETVKMNPLEDIIVAFRPLSPRLPFHLPNSRRLGDVTKARHEPISWTSSTDGNTVTGTNELQNFGWEYVWHCHILGHEENDFMRPMVLTVATTIPRAASALKATLSPTLATRADLVWQDNSTDETGFAIQRRTPGGSFTTIATVVPNVHTFTDFNVTPGVRTDYRIVAYNQAGEAAPTAVSSVNITSVQVSGTISGVPAGVTVTLAASTGQTATAAADGTYAIDLPYPFTGTLTPSANGLIFTPASRTFNALSTDQAGQNFAAQVAITGLVTFNGNPLPGVTLNYPGGRTTTGTDGRYTLAFTPGWSGTITPSRNGYTFTPPSTAYAAITASTVTNYTAISNAIISGRVYIASNPVQPLNGIVISFSNGGGTALTDSTGQYSQTVPAGWSGTATATAPGYLFTPASRTFFGVTTPQTARDFVATIGVIVTGKVSNFAALTSGGLVQPVSIRFGNLGSVLTSTLDGSYSFTVNSGWTGTITPSLNGHTFTAQFVAAPGITAANNPARDFTAFQTISGRTRRTNGTSVNGVQVSLLNAGTPATTYATVTTSGAGDFSFQVPAGWSGSLTASGILNTWTLVTGSSTFNLINADATGLRFNGQ, from the coding sequence ATGATGAAGCGTCTCAACCGCCTGCTGGCGCTGGGAGCCGCGTTGTTCGCGGGTCTCACGATGCAGGCTCAGATGCCGGACGGCGCCAATCGCACCGCGCCTCCCGAGGCCGGTGGCGACAAGAACGCCATCGTGGAACGGGCCACCCGCCGCCGCACGTTGGCGCAAGCCCGTGAGGCCGCTGCCGCCCGCACCAAGGTCGCGCTCCAGAACAAGGGCGGCCAGGTGGATGTCAAGACGCTCGGAGTCAATCCCATGGCCAAGGCCATGGTGAGTCAGGCCACGAAGGTGGCTGCCAAGGTCGCCGCCGCCAAGGGGGAATCCGCCTCTGCCCTGATTGTTCCGGGCCCTGGTTTCCAGCTGGCTCAGCCGGACTACATGTTCGGCACCGCCAGCAACTGGCACAACACAAAGCCGATCCGGAAATTCGTGGACACGCTGGCGGGCCTCGGGCCTGAGAACGCCAACAATCTGGGGAACTACATCCCCGTGGCCACCCCCAAGGCCAACCCCTTCGACACCACCTCCGACTACTACGAAATCGGCGTGGTGGAATACAAGCAGCAGCTCCACTCGGAACTGGCCCCCACCAAGCTGCGCGGCTACCAGGATCTGAACGCTGCCACACCCGTGAACGCCAAGAACGGGCAGAACACCAACTACCTCGGCCCCGTCATCATCGCGAAGCGCGATCGCGCCGTCCGCGTGAAGATGGTGAACATGCTGCCCACTGGCGCGGCAGGCGATCTCTTCCTGCCGGTGGATACCACCATGATGGGCGCCGGTGTGGGCCCCAATGGCGGGCTGTTCACCCAGAACCGCGCCGAGCTGCACCTCCACGGCGGCCTGAGCCCCTGGATCAGCGACGGCACGCCCCATCAGTGGGTGACGCCCGCCCACGACACCCTGGCCGATGGCGTCACGCCCATTCCCTATCCCAAGGGCGCGGTCTTCCAGAACGTGCCAGACATGGCCACCGGGGCCAACAGCCGCGATGGTGTGGGCACCTACTACTGGACCAACCAGCAGAGCGGCCGGTTCATGTTCTACCACGACCACTCCTTCGGGCTCACCCGCCTGAACGTGTATGCCGGTGAGGCTGCGGGCTACCTGATCGTGGACCCCGTCGAGGAGCGGCTCATCAATGCCGGCCTGCTGCCCAACAACCTCGGCTTCTCCAATGGCCCGAACTACTACAACTACGGCATCCCCCTCGTCATCCAGGACAAGACCTTCGTCGACACCACCACCCTTGGCACTGTCGGTGTCGCAGGTGGCACCGATCCCACGTGGGATGTGAACAAATACGGTGGCGACGGCAGCCTCTGGTACCCGCATGTCTACATGACGAACCAGAATCCCGCCGACATCTCCGGCGCCAATGCCATGGGACGCTGGGACTACGGCGCATGGTTCTGGCCTCCGCTGCCCCTGGCCGTCAACAACAACGGCGTGGGCCTGCAGCATGGCGCGGAGCCGGTTCCCAACGATCCCAACGGCACCGAGATTCCCGGAACGCCCAACCCCTCCCTGGTGCCCGAAGCTTTCATGGACACCCCCGTGGTCAACGGCGTGGCCTACCCTTCGGTCACCGTCGAGCCCAAGGCCTACCGCTTCCGCATCCTGAACGCCTCCAACGACCGCTTCTGGAACCTCTCCATCTTCCAGGCCGATGCGCCTGGTGGAACGGAGGTGCCCATGGTGCCTTCGGCTCCCAATACCGCCTGGCCCGCCACCTGGCCCACGGACGGCCGTGACGGAGGCGTGCCTGACCCCGCCGCAGCCGGTCCTTCCTTCATCCAGATCGGCAACGAGAGCGGCTTCCTGCCTTCGCCTGTGGTGATCGCGCCCCAGCCCATCGGCTACAACTACAACCGCCGCGATATCGTCGTGCTCAATGTGCAGGACAAGGCCCTCTTCCTCGGCCCCGCGGAACGCGCCGATGTGATCGTCGACTTCTCGGCCTACGCCGGCAAGACCCTCATCCTCTACAACGATGGCCCCGCTCCGGTGCCGGCCTTCGATTCCCGCCTCGACTACTACACGGGCGATCCCGACCAGACCGACAGTGGCGGCGCTGCCACCACCCAGCCTGGCTACGGCCCGAACATCCGCACCATCATGCAGATCAACGTGGCCGCCAGCGCTCCGGCGCCTGCCTTTGACCTCGCGGCTCTCAGCGCGGCCTTCGTGGGAACGGATGCGGCCCCCAGCGTCTTCGCCGAATCCCAGCACCCCCCGATCGTTCCTCAGCTGAGCTACAACAGCGCCATGAACAAGGTGCTGACGCCTGCCGAGCAGAAGCTCTTCACGAACAACGTCTATGTCCGCATCCAGGACACCAAGATCCGCATGCCTTTCCCCGCCACGGAGAACGGCGTGCTGACGCAGCCCTCTCTGGCCCCCAAGGCCATCCAGGAGCTGTTTGAGCTTGACTACGGCCGCATGAACGCCACCCTGGGCGTGGAACTGCCCCTCACCAACTTCACCAATCAGACCACCATTCCTCTGGGCTATTCCGATCCCGCCACCGAGAACCTGACGGACGGCACCACCCAGTACTGGAAGATCACCCACAACGGCGTGGACACGCACCCGGTCCACTTCCACCTGTTCGATGTCCAGGTGATCAACCGCGTGGGTTGGGACGGCGCCGTGCGCCTGCCCGATGCCAACGAGATCGGCTGGAAGGAAACCGTCAAGATGAACCCGCTGGAGGACATCATCGTCGCCTTCCGGCCGCTCTCTCCCCGCCTGCCCTTCCACCTGCCCAACAGCCGCCGCCTGGGCGATGTCACCAAGGCCCGCCACGAGCCCATCTCCTGGACCAGCTCGACAGATGGCAACACCGTCACCGGCACCAACGAGTTGCAGAACTTCGGCTGGGAATACGTCTGGCACTGCCACATCCTCGGTCATGAAGAGAACGACTTCATGCGCCCCATGGTGCTGACGGTCGCCACGACCATCCCCAGGGCCGCCAGTGCCCTCAAGGCCACCCTTTCACCCACGCTGGCCACCCGTGCGGACCTGGTGTGGCAGGACAATTCCACGGACGAAACGGGCTTCGCCATTCAGCGCCGCACGCCCGGCGGATCCTTCACGACCATCGCCACCGTTGTCCCCAACGTGCATACCTTCACCGATTTCAACGTCACTCCTGGCGTGCGCACCGATTACCGGATCGTGGCCTACAACCAGGCCGGTGAAGCGGCTCCCACCGCTGTCTCCAGCGTGAACATCACCTCGGTCCAGGTTTCGGGAACCATCAGCGGCGTCCCCGCGGGTGTCACCGTCACCCTGGCGGCCAGCACGGGGCAGACGGCCACCGCCGCCGCCGACGGCACCTATGCCATCGACCTGCCCTATCCTTTCACGGGCACCCTGACGCCCTCGGCGAATGGGCTGATCTTCACGCCCGCTTCCCGCACCTTCAACGCGCTTTCCACCGACCAGGCCGGCCAGAACTTCGCCGCCCAGGTTGCCATCACCGGCCTCGTGACCTTCAACGGCAACCCGCTGCCGGGCGTGACCCTGAACTACCCCGGTGGCCGCACCACCACGGGCACTGATGGCCGCTACACCCTGGCCTTCACCCCCGGCTGGTCGGGCACCATCACGCCCTCCCGCAATGGCTACACCTTCACGCCTCCCTCGACGGCCTATGCCGCCATCACGGCCAGCACGGTGACCAACTACACCGCGATCTCCAACGCGATCATTTCCGGCCGGGTCTACATCGCCTCCAACCCTGTCCAGCCCCTGAACGGCATTGTCATCAGCTTCAGCAATGGCGGCGGCACGGCTCTGACGGACAGCACCGGACAATACTCCCAGACCGTGCCTGCGGGCTGGTCGGGAACGGCCACTGCAACAGCCCCCGGGTATCTCTTCACCCCTGCTTCCCGTACGTTCTTCGGTGTCACCACTCCGCAGACGGCCCGCGATTTCGTGGCCACCATCGGCGTCATCGTCACGGGCAAGGTCTCCAATTTCGCGGCCTTGACCTCGGGCGGCCTGGTCCAGCCGGTATCCATCCGCTTCGGCAACCTCGGTTCGGTGCTCACCTCCACCTTGGATGGTTCCTACAGCTTTACGGTCAATTCGGGCTGGACGGGCACCATCACGCCCAGCCTCAATGGCCACACCTTCACGGCCCAGTTCGTCGCTGCACCTGGCATCACCGCGGCGAACAATCCGGCCCGGGATTTCACAGCCTTCCAGACCATTTCTGGACGGACGCGCCGGACCAACGGCACCAGCGTGAACGGCGTCCAGGTCAGCCTCCTGAACGCGGGCACTCCGGCCACCACCTATGCCACGGTGACCACGTCCGGTGCCGGTGACTTCTCCTTCCAGGTGCCTGCGGGCTGGTCGGGCAGCCTCACGGCTTCCGGCATCCTGAACACCTGGACCCTGGTCACGGGCAGCAGCACCTTTAACCTGATCAACGCGGATGCCACCGGCCTGAGGTTCAACGGCCAGTAA